The following are encoded together in the Tatumella ptyseos genome:
- a CDS encoding energy transducer TonB: MSSLTEELPKRGSIATIVSIALHGAVIAGLLYASMNREFQLPPPQQAINVSLVAPEVQPELAAKSAAATPQPVSTAESTPEVEQPTVEHKVEIPVEKPKPKPVKKVIPKPVHHEKPKPVVHKPVEKPVEHKAPPAQDNPFNQQNTQPQTRAQTAPQKSTDQQKSVSEGKPQRLATVNPAYPARALALHVEGRVRVKFDVDATGAVDNIEIVSAEPRGMFDREVRNAIKRWRYAPGHPAQGQTFNIIFRIDGSSSIE; the protein is encoded by the coding sequence ATGAGCAGTCTAACCGAAGAGTTACCTAAACGTGGATCGATTGCGACAATCGTCTCTATTGCATTACATGGTGCAGTCATTGCAGGATTACTCTATGCCTCGATGAACCGTGAATTCCAATTGCCGCCTCCCCAGCAAGCAATAAATGTTTCTTTGGTCGCACCTGAAGTTCAGCCGGAGCTTGCTGCGAAAAGTGCCGCGGCAACCCCGCAACCTGTCTCAACAGCTGAGTCAACGCCTGAGGTTGAACAGCCAACTGTAGAGCATAAGGTTGAAATTCCGGTTGAAAAACCGAAGCCCAAGCCGGTTAAAAAAGTCATCCCTAAACCGGTCCACCATGAGAAACCCAAGCCGGTGGTACATAAGCCAGTAGAAAAACCGGTCGAACATAAGGCGCCACCTGCACAAGATAATCCGTTTAATCAACAGAATACGCAGCCGCAAACACGTGCACAAACAGCGCCACAAAAATCAACAGACCAACAGAAAAGTGTGTCTGAAGGTAAGCCACAACGTTTGGCAACCGTTAATCCCGCTTATCCAGCACGTGCCTTAGCGTTACATGTTGAAGGCCGTGTTCGAGTTAAGTTTGATGTTGACGCAACAGGTGCCGTCGATAACATCGAAATTGTTTCGGCTGAGCCAAGAGGAATGTTTGATCGAGAAGTTAGAAATGCCATTAAACGCTGGCGTTATGCACCGGGGCATCCGGCTCAAGGTCAGACCTTCAATATTATCTTCAGAATTGATGGAAGTTCATCGATCGAATAG
- the ompW gene encoding outer membrane protein OmpW yields MEARKIMLAMALLFPAMASAHQAGDFFIRGGAALVRPTGNSDNVLGLGSFNVSNNTQLGLTFTYMATDHIGVELLAATPFRHKVGLRSTGNIATVHQLPPTLMAQYYFLDSSEKFQPYVGAGINYTTFFDNKFNNTGRQAGLSDLRLKDSWGYAAQAGMDYQLNDHWMLNASVWYMDIKTKVRFKAAGESHSIDTKINPVVFFLGAGYKF; encoded by the coding sequence ATGGAAGCGCGTAAAATTATGTTAGCCATGGCTCTACTCTTCCCAGCAATGGCCTCTGCCCACCAAGCGGGTGATTTTTTTATTCGTGGCGGAGCAGCGTTAGTCCGTCCAACGGGAAATTCCGATAATGTATTAGGACTGGGTTCATTTAATGTCAGCAATAACACTCAACTTGGGCTAACATTTACCTATATGGCAACAGACCATATTGGTGTGGAGCTTCTCGCTGCGACTCCCTTCAGACATAAAGTCGGCTTACGCTCCACCGGTAATATTGCCACGGTGCACCAACTCCCCCCCACCTTGATGGCACAATATTATTTTCTGGATAGCAGCGAAAAATTCCAACCCTATGTTGGCGCAGGTATCAACTACACAACCTTCTTCGATAATAAGTTCAATAATACTGGCCGCCAAGCAGGCTTGTCAGACTTACGTCTCAAAGATTCGTGGGGTTATGCTGCGCAAGCAGGTATGGATTATCAATTAAATGATCATTGGATGCTAAATGCTTCAGTATGGTATATGGATATTAAAACGAAAGTTCGCTTTAAAGCAGCGGGGGAATCACACTCAATTGATACTAAAATCAACCCAGTGGTATTTTTCTTAGGAGCAGGTTACAAGTTCTAA
- the yciA gene encoding acyl-CoA thioester hydrolase YciA — MSENLRSPQGEMVLRTLAMPADTNANGDIFGGWVMSQMDMGGAILAKEIAEGRVVTLRVDGMTFLKPVAVGDVVSCYASCIKTGHSSITINVEVWIKKVSSEPIGQRYCTTEAVFIYVAVDEQGKSRALPEHAQGLAHCR; from the coding sequence ATGAGCGAAAATTTACGAAGCCCGCAAGGTGAGATGGTCCTGCGTACCCTGGCAATGCCCGCGGATACCAATGCCAATGGGGATATTTTCGGCGGCTGGGTTATGTCACAGATGGATATGGGTGGCGCGATCTTGGCTAAGGAAATTGCTGAGGGTCGCGTTGTCACCCTTCGTGTCGATGGTATGACCTTTCTAAAACCGGTTGCAGTGGGTGACGTTGTCAGCTGTTATGCGAGTTGTATCAAGACCGGCCATAGTTCAATTACCATTAACGTGGAGGTCTGGATTAAGAAAGTATCTTCCGAACCGATTGGACAACGTTATTGTACAACAGAAGCGGTTTTCATTTATGTAGCCGTGGACGAACAGGGTAAATCACGTGCACTTCCAGAGCATGCACAAGGACTCGCCCACTGTCGTTAA
- a CDS encoding BON domain-containing protein, with protein sequence MKFAKIVTTGLLATVLGLSLAGCAPTPKHEGTGGYIDDTVVTTKVKAKLLGVKDLRSTEINVETFKGRVQLSGFVSSAQAAQKAVDVTRTVPGVRSVVNGMQIK encoded by the coding sequence ATGAAGTTTGCAAAAATAGTGACAACTGGTTTATTAGCGACCGTACTTGGATTATCTCTAGCGGGTTGTGCACCAACCCCAAAGCATGAAGGTACCGGTGGTTATATTGATGACACAGTCGTGACAACTAAAGTAAAAGCCAAACTATTAGGTGTGAAGGATTTACGTTCTACGGAAATCAACGTTGAAACCTTCAAAGGGCGTGTGCAATTAAGTGGTTTTGTAAGTTCTGCGCAAGCGGCACAAAAAGCAGTTGATGTAACGCGTACTGTACCTGGCGTTCGTTCGGTCGTGAATGGTATGCAAATCAAGTAA
- the cls gene encoding cardiolipin synthase, with translation MTSATFYGLLNGVILFSYWLLIASVTIRILIKRRTVSSSMVWLLIIFFLPLVGVIAYIAFGELYLGRRRAERARSMWPATAHWLQELKSCQHIFATHTSDVASSLFNLCENRQGIPGVKGNQLQLLTSAPDVMNALIRDINLAHRTIEMVFYIWQPGGKSDHVANALISAARRGVVCRVLLDCAGSRQFFKSAWPERMRHAGIEVIQALPVNIFRFFLRRLDLRQHRKIVLIDNAIAYTGSMNMVDPRFFKQDAGVGQWVDLMARMEGPVATTLGIVYSCDWEIETGERVLPPLPERVSMPFEQSSGHTIHVIASGPGFPEDLIHQALLTAIYAARESLIMTTPYFVPSDDLLHAICTAAYRGVEVSLIVPRKNDSLLVGWASRAFFTELLDAGVNIYLFEEDLLHTKSVLIDGELSLIGTVNLDMRSLWLNFEITLVIDDADFGNDLDCVQQDYIARSTLLSKESWSHRAYWKRIVERLFYFLSPLL, from the coding sequence ATGACCTCTGCGACTTTCTATGGCCTACTTAATGGTGTCATTCTCTTTAGCTACTGGCTATTGATCGCGAGTGTTACTATACGAATCCTGATAAAACGCCGTACCGTCTCTTCCTCAATGGTATGGTTACTGATTATTTTCTTTCTCCCCCTCGTCGGCGTTATTGCGTATATCGCTTTCGGTGAATTATATCTCGGCCGGCGGCGAGCTGAGCGTGCACGCAGTATGTGGCCAGCTACTGCACACTGGCTACAAGAGTTAAAAAGCTGTCAGCATATTTTTGCGACCCACACCAGCGATGTGGCCAGTAGTCTCTTTAACCTCTGTGAAAACCGACAAGGGATCCCGGGGGTGAAAGGCAATCAGCTGCAACTCCTCACCAGCGCACCAGATGTGATGAATGCGTTGATCCGGGACATTAATCTTGCCCACCGTACCATTGAAATGGTTTTTTATATTTGGCAGCCCGGGGGGAAAAGTGACCATGTTGCTAATGCCCTAATTAGTGCTGCGCGCAGAGGTGTTGTCTGTCGAGTACTACTTGATTGTGCGGGGAGCCGCCAATTTTTCAAAAGTGCATGGCCTGAACGTATGCGACATGCCGGTATTGAGGTGATTCAGGCACTTCCTGTTAATATTTTCCGCTTTTTTCTCCGTCGCCTAGATTTACGTCAGCATAGAAAAATCGTCCTAATTGATAACGCTATCGCCTACACTGGTAGCATGAATATGGTCGATCCGCGCTTCTTTAAGCAAGATGCAGGCGTCGGCCAGTGGGTAGATTTAATGGCACGGATGGAAGGACCCGTAGCGACTACATTAGGGATCGTTTACTCTTGCGATTGGGAAATCGAAACCGGTGAGAGAGTCCTTCCCCCTTTGCCTGAGCGTGTAAGTATGCCATTCGAGCAGTCCTCAGGGCACACCATTCATGTTATTGCTTCAGGCCCAGGGTTTCCTGAAGATCTTATCCATCAAGCACTGTTAACGGCCATTTATGCCGCTCGTGAAAGCTTGATTATGACTACTCCTTATTTCGTTCCTAGTGATGACCTTTTACACGCCATTTGTACTGCTGCATACCGTGGTGTTGAGGTCAGCTTGATTGTGCCGCGCAAAAATGATTCGCTACTCGTCGGCTGGGCAAGCCGAGCATTTTTCACCGAACTGCTTGATGCAGGAGTGAATATTTATCTTTTCGAGGAAGACCTCCTTCATACGAAAAGCGTCTTAATTGATGGAGAACTCAGCTTAATCGGCACCGTCAATTTAGATATGCGTAGCTTGTGGTTAAACTTTGAAATTACCTTAGTCATTGACGATGCGGATTTCGGGAATGATTTAGATTGTGTGCAACAAGATTATATTGCGCGTTCAACCCTCCTTTCTAAGGAATCATGGTCGCACCGTGCTTACTGGAAACGGATTGTCGAACGATTGTTTTACTTCTTGAGTCCATTATTGTAA
- a CDS encoding HI1450 family dsDNA-mimic protein, protein MDLNNRLTEDETLEQAYDIFLELAADNLDPADTILFNLQFESRGGAELHDPSADWEEHVDFDLNPDFFSEVIIGLGEDEDAPITDIFARILLCREKNHKLCHILWRE, encoded by the coding sequence ATGGATTTAAATAATCGCCTTACCGAAGATGAAACACTTGAGCAGGCCTATGATATTTTCTTGGAGCTAGCTGCTGACAACTTAGATCCTGCAGACACAATTCTCTTTAATTTACAATTTGAATCTCGTGGAGGCGCTGAGCTTCACGACCCCTCAGCAGATTGGGAAGAGCATGTGGATTTTGACTTAAATCCGGATTTTTTTTCTGAAGTCATTATTGGCTTAGGGGAGGATGAGGACGCCCCGATTACCGATATTTTTGCCCGAATTCTACTTTGTAGAGAAAAAAATCATAAACTCTGCCATATATTATGGAGAGAGTAA
- the trpCF gene encoding bifunctional indole-3-glycerol-phosphate synthase TrpC/phosphoribosylanthranilate isomerase TrpF, producing MQGTVLQKIVDDKKIWIAARKAAQPLTDFQAEVTPSDRSFTQALREHNPAFILECKKASPSKGLIRDVFNPSAIATVYRDYASAISVLTDEKYFQGDFAFLPIVRQAVHQPVLCKDFMVDPYQVWLARYYQADAILLMLSVLDDEQYRLLAEVAKKLKMGILTEVSNQEELDRAIALQAEVVGINNRDLRDLSVDTDKTRQLASQLPEGTLVISESGIQHYSQIKDLNQYAQGFLVGSSLMAEDDLRFAVKRLLSGENKVCGLTRGQDAQDAYQAGALYGGLIFVDGSPRCVNEEQAKRIIESAPLRYVGVFRDVEVGDIVLKVEALGLSVVQLHGSEDPSYVRRLRDLLPASCQIWKAFKIEGHLPDRGWIGVDRYVFDNGQGGSGKSFDWQLLADQPLNDIILAGGLNAENIESALALGCAGVDLNSGVEVSPGIKDKQQLTTVFNAINTYATHAQ from the coding sequence ATGCAGGGTACCGTACTTCAGAAGATCGTTGATGATAAGAAAATTTGGATAGCGGCGCGTAAAGCGGCGCAACCACTGACAGATTTCCAAGCTGAGGTCACGCCCAGCGATCGTTCCTTTACTCAGGCATTACGTGAGCATAACCCGGCCTTTATCTTAGAGTGTAAAAAAGCCTCTCCCTCTAAAGGGTTAATTCGTGATGTATTTAACCCTTCAGCCATCGCTACGGTCTACCGTGACTATGCTTCAGCTATCTCGGTCTTGACTGACGAGAAGTATTTCCAAGGCGACTTCGCCTTTCTGCCGATAGTGCGACAAGCCGTTCACCAACCGGTACTGTGTAAAGACTTTATGGTTGATCCCTACCAAGTCTGGTTGGCTCGGTACTATCAAGCCGATGCTATTCTATTAATGCTATCTGTATTAGACGATGAGCAGTATCGCCTTCTCGCGGAAGTGGCTAAGAAATTAAAGATGGGAATTCTTACTGAGGTGAGCAACCAGGAAGAACTAGACAGAGCCATCGCTTTGCAAGCCGAAGTCGTCGGAATCAATAATCGCGATTTACGTGACCTTTCTGTAGATACCGATAAAACCCGCCAGTTGGCAAGTCAACTGCCTGAGGGCACCTTGGTCATTAGTGAGTCAGGTATTCAGCACTACTCACAAATCAAAGATCTGAACCAATATGCACAAGGATTTTTAGTTGGCTCATCCTTGATGGCAGAAGATGATCTGCGCTTTGCCGTCAAGCGCCTGCTCTCCGGCGAAAATAAAGTCTGTGGCTTAACCCGTGGCCAAGACGCTCAAGACGCTTATCAAGCTGGGGCACTTTATGGTGGACTGATATTCGTTGACGGATCTCCACGTTGTGTGAATGAAGAGCAAGCTAAGCGCATCATTGAAAGCGCCCCGCTTCGTTATGTTGGGGTTTTTCGTGATGTCGAAGTCGGCGACATTGTCTTAAAAGTCGAAGCATTAGGTCTATCTGTTGTACAGCTTCATGGTAGCGAAGACCCTTCTTACGTCCGCCGCCTTCGCGATTTATTACCCGCTAGCTGCCAGATTTGGAAAGCCTTTAAGATCGAGGGGCACCTGCCAGATCGAGGCTGGATCGGCGTTGATCGGTACGTTTTCGACAATGGACAAGGCGGTAGTGGCAAAAGCTTTGATTGGCAATTATTAGCCGACCAACCGCTAAATGATATTATCTTGGCGGGAGGACTCAATGCAGAAAATATCGAATCCGCATTAGCTCTAGGTTGTGCTGGCGTTGATCTCAATTCCGGTGTTGAAGTCTCGCCAGGGATTAAAGATAAACAACAACTGACGACCGTTTTTAACGCGATCAATACCTACGCAACCCACGCTCAATAA
- a CDS encoding YciI family protein, giving the protein MLYVIYAEDNKDSLEKRLSVRAAHLARLQILKDEDRLLTAGPMPIADSEEPGHAGFSGSVIIAEFSSLDEAQTWANDDPYVAAGIYQNVTVRPFKRVF; this is encoded by the coding sequence GTGCTTTACGTCATTTATGCCGAAGATAATAAAGATTCGCTAGAGAAGCGTTTAAGTGTACGAGCAGCCCATTTGGCTCGATTACAAATTTTAAAAGATGAAGATCGTTTGCTTACCGCAGGTCCCATGCCGATTGCAGATAGTGAAGAACCTGGTCATGCAGGTTTCTCCGGTTCCGTAATCATTGCTGAATTTTCATCTTTAGATGAGGCACAAACCTGGGCTAATGACGATCCTTACGTTGCTGCAGGCATTTACCAAAACGTTACCGTGCGCCCGTTTAAACGCGTTTTTTGA
- a CDS encoding anthranilate synthase component 1, whose amino-acid sequence MISSKLKLITVEPPYSADPTALFNQLCGARPSTLLLESADVSSKDDLQSLMIVDSALRISALGNVVKVQALSANGRSLLPLLSDKLPAEADTTLCADQLVITFSTPPLLQDEDSRLKSASVFDVLRLVPTLVGDSDQQRHALFLGGLFAYDLVAGFETLPPLQQDQACPDYCFYLAETLLVLDHQTQQARLQASLFTDNSDEFQRLQARLHQLHQQMLTTPTKVSAAPVPEMQLSCNQDDATYCDIVKSLQAAIRQGEIFQVVPSRRFSLPCPSPLAAYDVLKKSNPSPYMFFLQDQEFSLFGASPESSLKYDAQSRQIEIYPIAGTRPRGRHADGSLNLDLDSRIELDMRNDEKEMSEHLMLVDLARNDLARICTPGSRYVADLTKVDRYTFVMHLVSRVVGRLHDDFDVLHAYRACMNMGTLSGAPKVRAMQLIAEHEKTRRGSYGGAVGYFTGTGDFDTCIVIRSAYVENGIASVQAGAGVVLDSDPQSEADESRNKARAVLRAIATAHHCQEIF is encoded by the coding sequence ATGATATCCAGCAAACTCAAACTCATCACTGTTGAACCCCCCTATTCAGCCGATCCTACAGCACTGTTTAACCAACTTTGCGGTGCGAGGCCCTCTACCTTACTGCTCGAATCAGCAGATGTGAGTAGTAAAGACGATTTACAGAGCCTAATGATTGTCGATAGCGCGTTACGTATTAGTGCATTAGGTAACGTCGTTAAGGTCCAAGCATTGAGCGCTAATGGCCGGAGCCTATTACCGCTGCTATCTGACAAACTTCCCGCTGAGGCTGACACGACGCTTTGCGCCGATCAGTTGGTTATTACGTTCAGTACTCCACCGTTGCTACAAGACGAAGACAGCCGTTTAAAATCCGCATCCGTTTTCGATGTACTGCGTTTAGTGCCTACCTTAGTAGGCGATAGTGATCAACAGCGCCACGCCCTATTTTTAGGTGGGTTATTTGCCTACGACTTAGTTGCGGGATTTGAAACACTCCCCCCGCTACAACAGGATCAAGCCTGCCCGGATTACTGCTTCTACTTAGCTGAAACGTTACTCGTGCTCGACCACCAAACTCAACAAGCCCGTCTTCAAGCTAGTTTGTTTACCGATAACAGCGATGAGTTTCAACGTCTGCAAGCAAGATTACATCAACTTCATCAGCAAATGTTAACCACGCCAACCAAGGTTTCTGCTGCCCCAGTACCCGAGATGCAACTTAGTTGTAACCAGGACGATGCGACCTATTGCGATATTGTAAAATCGCTCCAAGCCGCTATTCGCCAAGGGGAAATTTTTCAGGTCGTCCCTTCTCGACGCTTTTCCTTACCTTGCCCCTCTCCGCTCGCGGCTTATGATGTATTGAAGAAAAGTAATCCTAGTCCTTACATGTTTTTCTTGCAGGACCAAGAGTTCAGCCTCTTCGGCGCTTCTCCAGAAAGTTCGCTGAAGTACGATGCCCAGAGTCGGCAAATTGAGATCTACCCCATTGCGGGGACACGTCCGCGTGGCCGACATGCTGACGGTTCGCTGAACCTTGACCTCGATAGCCGTATAGAACTTGATATGCGTAATGATGAGAAAGAGATGTCCGAACATCTTATGTTAGTCGATTTAGCGCGTAACGATTTGGCTCGTATCTGTACACCTGGTAGCCGTTATGTCGCAGACCTCACCAAGGTAGACCGCTATACCTTTGTGATGCATTTAGTTTCTCGCGTCGTCGGTCGCTTACATGATGATTTTGACGTACTGCATGCCTACCGTGCTTGTATGAATATGGGAACCTTAAGTGGTGCGCCAAAAGTACGCGCTATGCAGTTAATTGCAGAGCATGAAAAGACGCGTCGTGGCAGTTATGGGGGTGCCGTCGGCTATTTTACTGGGACCGGGGATTTTGATACCTGTATTGTGATTCGCTCGGCCTATGTAGAAAACGGAATTGCTAGCGTGCAAGCAGGCGCAGGAGTAGTACTTGATTCAGACCCACAGTCTGAAGCCGATGAAAGCCGAAATAAAGCGCGAGCAGTATTAAGAGCTATCGCGACTGCTCACCATTGCCAGGAGATCTTCTAA
- a CDS encoding YciC family protein — protein MSLTANQFYRDAAQQFKQHFKPLILISLLSAFVTVLLLKTFIPSTDPLSDFLKSGESTDSLFGLIKDMSEDQRSVLMHISAVMTFSALIGNTLLVGGVLKYLSATAQGQATSAIRAIGASAPVWPRLLIQTFLLTTIVQLGFYVLIVPGVILMVLFSLSPVLLLENDRGLLKTMKQSVPLVWKNIRLIAPAVIAWFVVRIALTFIFGSFGLMPNSIILLISNVLAHLTSALLLIYLYRITAQIR, from the coding sequence ATGTCCCTCACGGCCAATCAATTTTACCGTGACGCTGCCCAGCAGTTTAAGCAGCATTTCAAGCCGTTGATATTGATCTCACTGCTCTCAGCCTTTGTTACAGTATTGTTACTAAAAACTTTCATCCCCTCAACAGACCCACTAAGCGACTTTTTAAAAAGTGGTGAAAGTACCGACTCGCTTTTTGGTCTAATTAAAGACATGAGTGAGGATCAACGTAGTGTTTTAATGCACATCTCGGCCGTAATGACCTTTTCTGCTCTGATCGGTAATACTTTATTGGTAGGCGGAGTACTCAAATACTTATCTGCAACGGCTCAAGGGCAAGCAACGAGCGCAATTCGCGCTATCGGTGCCAGTGCACCAGTGTGGCCACGTCTACTTATTCAAACATTTTTGCTCACCACCATTGTACAACTCGGCTTTTACGTGTTGATTGTACCTGGGGTGATACTCATGGTGTTATTCTCTTTATCCCCTGTACTCCTGCTCGAAAATGATCGTGGATTACTGAAAACGATGAAACAGAGTGTGCCGTTAGTGTGGAAAAATATCCGTCTTATCGCACCAGCGGTTATCGCCTGGTTCGTCGTAAGGATTGCGTTGACCTTTATCTTTGGTAGCTTTGGCTTAATGCCTAACAGCATCATTCTGCTTATTAGCAATGTATTAGCCCACTTAACCTCAGCATTGTTATTGATCTATCTCTATCGTATTACTGCCCAGATTCGTTAA
- a CDS encoding septation protein A — translation MKQLLDFLPLVAFYICYKLYDIFVASGALIIASALALIATWFIYRKIEKMTWVTFILVTLFGSLTLIFHNNEFIKWKVTAIYGFFALALLYSQFFMKKPIIQSMLGKEVQLPDSLWRKLTYAWVLFFIFCGALNVYVAFWQPEAVWVNFKMFGLTILTVVFTLVNGLFIWRHMPQTDK, via the coding sequence ATGAAACAGTTGCTCGATTTTTTACCTTTAGTCGCTTTTTATATCTGTTACAAGCTCTACGATATTTTCGTGGCTTCAGGAGCATTGATTATCGCTTCAGCATTAGCCTTGATCGCAACCTGGTTTATCTACCGTAAAATAGAAAAAATGACGTGGGTGACCTTTATTTTGGTTACCCTTTTTGGGTCATTGACCCTTATTTTCCATAACAATGAATTTATTAAATGGAAGGTAACCGCTATTTATGGTTTCTTTGCTTTGGCACTACTTTATAGTCAGTTTTTTATGAAAAAACCGATTATTCAGTCAATGTTAGGGAAAGAGGTGCAACTTCCGGATAGTTTGTGGCGCAAGCTGACTTATGCTTGGGTACTCTTTTTTATCTTCTGTGGCGCACTGAATGTCTATGTTGCGTTCTGGCAGCCTGAAGCCGTTTGGGTTAACTTTAAAATGTTCGGCTTAACTATTTTGACCGTTGTTTTTACCTTAGTGAATGGACTTTTCATTTGGCGTCATATGCCACAAACCGACAAATAA
- the trpA gene encoding tryptophan synthase subunit alpha encodes MDRYAALFSRLSDQQQGAFVPFVTLGDPTPELSLQIIDALVDGGADALELGIPFSDPLADGPTIQTATLRAFAGGITTQKCFDILKTVRNKYPELPIGLLMYANLVFSQGIDEFYQRCAEAGVDSVLIADVPIEESLPFRQAATRHGIAPIFICPPNADDALIESIGQWGQGYTYLLSRAGVTGAENRATTSLGHLVEKLNQYGAPPAIQGFGISQPEQVRAAIDSGAAGAIAGSATVKIIEQYAVDPEHLLQKLKHFVSELKAATHKSA; translated from the coding sequence ATGGACCGTTATGCAGCTCTATTTTCCCGGTTGTCTGACCAACAACAGGGAGCCTTTGTTCCGTTTGTAACCTTAGGCGATCCAACTCCTGAGCTTTCATTACAAATCATTGACGCCTTAGTTGACGGTGGTGCAGACGCTTTGGAATTAGGGATACCCTTCTCCGATCCTCTCGCCGACGGCCCAACTATTCAGACGGCAACACTGCGCGCTTTTGCTGGCGGTATTACCACTCAAAAATGCTTTGATATTTTAAAAACGGTTCGTAACAAGTATCCCGAACTGCCTATTGGTTTGCTCATGTATGCAAACTTGGTCTTTAGCCAAGGGATTGATGAGTTCTATCAACGTTGTGCCGAAGCGGGTGTAGACTCTGTTCTGATAGCTGATGTCCCTATCGAAGAGTCTTTACCTTTTCGTCAAGCGGCAACGCGTCATGGTATTGCTCCGATCTTTATTTGCCCGCCGAATGCTGACGATGCATTGATTGAATCTATTGGTCAGTGGGGACAAGGTTACACCTATCTCCTTTCGAGAGCTGGCGTGACCGGGGCTGAAAATCGTGCGACCACCTCACTTGGGCACTTAGTTGAAAAACTGAATCAGTATGGTGCCCCACCAGCAATTCAAGGGTTTGGGATTTCGCAACCTGAACAAGTGCGTGCTGCGATCGACTCGGGTGCGGCTGGCGCCATAGCGGGTTCAGCAACCGTCAAAATCATTGAGCAGTATGCCGTAGATCCTGAACATTTACTGCAGAAGTTAAAACATTTTGTCAGCGAACTCAAAGCGGCGACCCATAAGTCAGCTTAG
- the trpB gene encoding tryptophan synthase subunit beta: MTLLNPYFGEYGGQYVPQILMPALAQLEEAFVSAQRDPEFQQQFTQLLKDYAGRPTALTLCQNLTAGTQTRLYLKREDLLHGGAHKTNQVLGQALLAKRMGKNEIIAETGAGQHGVASALACALLGMKCRIYMGAKDVERQSPNVFRMRLMGAEVIPVHSGSATLKDACNEALRDWSGSYETAHYMLGTAAGPHPFPTIVREFQRMIGEETRQQIMEKEGRLPDAVIACVGGGSNAIGMFADFIDTPEVQLIGVEPAGHGIESGEHGAPLKHGRTGIYFGMKAPMMQTEEGQIEESYSISAGLDFPSVGPQHAYLNSIGRADYVSITDDEALEAFKALCKAEGIIPALESSHALAQAIKMAKAAPEKAQLLVVNLSGRGDKDIFTVHDILQQRGEI; encoded by the coding sequence ATGACATTATTAAATCCTTATTTTGGTGAGTACGGCGGGCAATATGTCCCACAAATCTTAATGCCAGCCTTAGCGCAGTTAGAAGAAGCCTTCGTCAGCGCACAGCGTGATCCTGAATTTCAACAACAGTTTACTCAGTTACTCAAAGATTATGCTGGCCGCCCAACTGCCCTAACCTTATGCCAAAATTTAACGGCCGGCACACAGACTCGACTATACCTAAAGCGAGAAGATCTCCTGCACGGTGGTGCGCACAAAACTAATCAGGTTCTGGGTCAAGCACTGTTGGCTAAGCGTATGGGTAAAAATGAGATTATTGCTGAGACTGGAGCGGGTCAACACGGTGTGGCATCTGCCTTAGCCTGTGCACTCCTCGGTATGAAGTGTCGAATTTATATGGGCGCGAAAGACGTTGAGCGTCAGTCACCCAATGTTTTTCGTATGCGGTTAATGGGCGCAGAAGTCATCCCGGTACATAGTGGTTCTGCAACCTTAAAAGATGCCTGCAATGAAGCATTACGCGATTGGTCTGGAAGTTATGAAACCGCCCACTATATGTTAGGTACCGCCGCAGGCCCTCATCCCTTCCCGACTATCGTTCGCGAATTCCAGCGCATGATTGGTGAAGAGACACGCCAACAAATTATGGAAAAAGAGGGGCGCCTCCCTGATGCCGTTATCGCCTGCGTAGGGGGTGGATCGAATGCGATCGGCATGTTTGCGGACTTTATTGATACGCCTGAAGTCCAGCTAATTGGCGTTGAGCCCGCGGGTCATGGTATTGAAAGTGGTGAGCACGGTGCCCCCTTGAAGCATGGCCGAACTGGTATCTATTTTGGTATGAAAGCGCCAATGATGCAGACCGAAGAAGGTCAAATTGAAGAATCTTATTCTATTTCAGCTGGCCTAGATTTTCCTTCAGTTGGCCCACAACACGCTTACTTGAATAGCATTGGTCGAGCTGATTACGTTTCAATTACCGACGATGAAGCCTTAGAGGCCTTCAAAGCATTATGTAAAGCAGAAGGCATTATTCCTGCGTTAGAATCTTCACATGCGCTGGCGCAGGCTATAAAAATGGCTAAAGCCGCTCCTGAGAAAGCGCAACTGTTAGTCGTCAACCTTTCAGGCCGTGGCGACAAAGACATATTCACTGTTCACGACATCTTACAACAACGGGGAGAAATTTAA